The Hymenobacter oligotrophus genome has a window encoding:
- a CDS encoding SDR family NAD(P)-dependent oxidoreductase: MNRLQGKVAIVTGGGAGIGEAICKKFANEGAAVVVCGFPEDPVQEVAQEIVKAGGRAVAFAGDISKQEEAEACVKRAVKEFGQLDILINNAGVFPATATIDEYPVEAFQYMVKNNIYSCFMMTRAAIPQLHKTRGNIVSAGSEAGWMGIAENTPYGGTKAFIHAFMKGVATEQAKEGVRANCVCPGPVDTAWTHKETGPMSAKMEKQIVEGTPMGRRGTPEEVANVYLFLASDEASFVTGALYFVDGGVTNSKGPHGSEVPSKLKQEPEGELDLRHDMDGHAEIRKQDQWKHLG, translated from the coding sequence ATGAACCGACTGCAAGGCAAGGTAGCCATTGTTACGGGCGGCGGGGCCGGTATCGGCGAGGCCATTTGTAAGAAGTTTGCCAACGAAGGAGCTGCCGTAGTGGTTTGCGGCTTTCCCGAAGACCCCGTGCAGGAAGTTGCGCAGGAAATTGTGAAGGCGGGCGGCCGGGCCGTGGCCTTCGCCGGCGACATCTCGAAGCAAGAAGAAGCCGAAGCCTGTGTGAAACGGGCCGTAAAGGAGTTTGGGCAGCTTGATATCCTCATAAACAACGCGGGCGTGTTTCCGGCCACCGCCACCATCGACGAATACCCTGTGGAGGCGTTCCAGTACATGGTGAAAAACAACATCTACTCGTGCTTTATGATGACGCGGGCGGCCATTCCGCAGCTGCATAAAACCCGCGGCAACATCGTGTCGGCGGGCTCGGAGGCAGGCTGGATGGGCATTGCCGAAAACACGCCCTACGGCGGTACCAAGGCCTTTATCCATGCCTTCATGAAAGGCGTGGCCACCGAGCAGGCCAAGGAAGGCGTGCGCGCCAATTGCGTGTGCCCCGGCCCCGTGGACACCGCCTGGACGCACAAGGAAACCGGCCCGATGTCGGCCAAAATGGAAAAGCAAATTGTGGAGGGCACGCCCATGGGCCGCCGCGGCACCCCCGAGGAAGTAGCCAACGTGTACCTGTTTCTGGCGTCCGACGAGGCCAGCTTCGTAACGGGCGCGCTGTACTTCGTGGATGGCGGCGTAACCAACTCGAAAGGCCCGCACGGCTCCGAAGTGCCGAGCAAGCTCAAGCAAGAGCCCGAAGGCGAGCTAGACCTCCGGCACGACATGGACGGCCACGCCGAAATCCGCAAGCAAGATCAGTGGAAGCACCTAGGGTAG
- a CDS encoding AAA family ATPase — MSQKYSSDKEAADALAQSYRTLRQEIGKVIVGQDDVVRLLLTAVFAQGHALLVGVPGLAKTLLVQTISNALDLSFNRIQFTPDLMPSDIVGSETLNQQREFQFVKGPIFANIILADEINRTPPKTQAALLESMQEYAVTVAGRRYPLQRPFFVLATQNPIEQEGTYPLPEAQLDRFMFNITLDYPSYEAELQIVKNTTADIKPTVQKILHADEIEAFQHLVRRVPVTDNVIEYAVSLVHKTRPNTERAAQRASQLLEWGAGPRASQHLILGAKCNALLNGKYSPDIEDVRAVAPAILRHRVVRNFKAEAEGITVDQIVKELL, encoded by the coding sequence ATGTCGCAGAAATATTCATCGGATAAGGAAGCCGCCGACGCGCTGGCCCAATCGTACCGCACGCTGCGGCAAGAAATCGGGAAGGTGATTGTGGGCCAGGACGACGTGGTGCGCTTGCTGCTCACGGCCGTGTTTGCGCAGGGCCACGCGTTGCTAGTGGGCGTGCCGGGTTTGGCCAAAACACTGCTGGTGCAAACCATCAGCAACGCGCTCGACCTGTCGTTCAACCGCATTCAGTTTACGCCCGACCTGATGCCCTCCGACATTGTGGGCTCGGAAACGCTGAATCAGCAGCGCGAATTTCAGTTTGTCAAGGGCCCAATCTTCGCCAACATTATTCTGGCCGACGAAATCAACCGCACGCCCCCCAAAACGCAGGCGGCGCTGCTCGAGTCGATGCAGGAGTATGCTGTTACGGTGGCGGGCCGCCGCTACCCGCTGCAGCGTCCTTTCTTCGTGCTGGCCACGCAAAACCCCATCGAGCAAGAAGGTACCTACCCGCTGCCCGAGGCCCAGCTCGACCGCTTCATGTTCAACATCACACTCGATTACCCCAGCTACGAGGCCGAGCTGCAGATCGTGAAGAACACCACGGCCGACATAAAGCCCACCGTGCAGAAGATTTTGCACGCCGATGAGATTGAAGCCTTTCAGCACTTGGTGCGCCGCGTGCCCGTAACCGACAACGTGATAGAGTACGCCGTGAGCCTGGTGCACAAAACGCGCCCCAACACCGAGCGGGCCGCCCAGCGGGCCTCCCAACTGCTCGAGTGGGGCGCCGGACCTAGGGCCTCGCAGCACCTTATCCTAGGTGCTAAATGCAATGCGCTGCTCAACGGCAAGTACTCGCCCGATATCGAGGACGTGCGCGCCGTGGCGCCGGCCATTTTGCGCCACCGCGTGGTGCGCAACTTCAAGGCCGAAGCCGAAGGCATCACGGTGGACCAGATTGTAAAAGAACTTTTGTAG
- a CDS encoding peptidylprolyl isomerase — protein sequence MTHLFRLAAVVLLAFHTLGAQAQVLAGLTRAGKPVADGILVKVDNQIVLRSDLENIYLQQQQQAEGKPLPPDLRCRILQSLTLNKLLLAKAETDSVTVTDDQVNGELNRRMNYFIQQIGSEKKLEEYYNKSIRQLKDELRVQVREQLVQQKMQDQISGKVTVTPREVRQFFSKIPKDSLPYYSTEVEVGQIVKLAKPDQKAEQATLAKMNDLRARILAGEDFAKLATQFSEDPISAKDGGNLGFFKRKELVPEYEAAALRLQPGGLSPIVKSQFGYHLIQLIERKGDSYNSRHILMKPTSGTADVDASTAELSKLRTRIMQDSITFAKAAKDFSEDKESAGNGGLLQNRRDGSSYLPLDQLDPAIFFTIDTMKVGSISKPLPYRTDDGKDAVRIIWLKSNTPPHQANLKDDYQKIATAALTQKKNKALDEWFLRNRGTVFIEVDPEYAGCKVLDTE from the coding sequence ATGACTCACTTATTTCGATTGGCGGCCGTGGTGCTGCTGGCCTTCCATACCCTAGGTGCCCAGGCGCAAGTACTTGCCGGCCTAACGCGCGCGGGCAAGCCCGTAGCCGACGGCATCCTGGTGAAGGTGGACAACCAGATTGTGCTGCGCTCCGATTTGGAGAACATCTACCTGCAGCAGCAACAGCAGGCCGAGGGCAAGCCTTTGCCGCCCGATTTGCGCTGCCGCATTCTGCAGTCGCTTACCCTCAACAAGCTGCTGCTGGCCAAAGCCGAAACCGACTCGGTAACCGTTACCGACGACCAGGTAAACGGCGAGCTTAACCGCCGCATGAATTACTTCATTCAGCAGATTGGTTCGGAAAAAAAGCTCGAGGAGTACTACAACAAATCCATCCGGCAGCTGAAGGACGAACTGCGCGTGCAGGTACGCGAGCAACTGGTGCAGCAGAAAATGCAAGACCAGATTTCGGGCAAGGTAACCGTAACGCCCCGCGAGGTGCGCCAGTTTTTCAGCAAGATTCCAAAAGACTCGCTCCCGTACTACTCCACCGAAGTAGAAGTGGGCCAGATTGTGAAGTTGGCCAAGCCCGACCAAAAGGCCGAGCAAGCCACGCTGGCCAAAATGAACGATTTGCGGGCTCGCATTTTGGCCGGCGAAGACTTTGCCAAGCTGGCCACGCAGTTTTCCGAGGACCCCATTTCGGCCAAGGACGGCGGCAACCTAGGGTTTTTCAAGCGCAAGGAGCTGGTGCCCGAGTACGAAGCCGCGGCGTTGCGCCTGCAGCCCGGCGGCCTTTCGCCCATCGTAAAATCGCAGTTTGGCTACCACCTCATTCAGCTGATTGAGCGCAAGGGTGACAGCTATAACTCGCGCCACATTCTGATGAAGCCGACCTCGGGCACCGCCGACGTGGACGCCTCCACGGCCGAGCTAAGCAAGCTGCGCACCCGCATTATGCAGGACAGCATCACGTTTGCCAAAGCCGCCAAGGATTTCTCGGAAGACAAGGAATCGGCGGGCAACGGCGGCCTGCTGCAAAACCGCCGCGACGGCAGCTCCTACCTCCCGCTGGATCAGCTCGATCCGGCCATCTTCTTCACCATCGATACCATGAAGGTGGGCAGCATCAGCAAGCCCCTGCCCTACCGCACCGACGATGGCAAGGACGCCGTGCGCATCATCTGGCTGAAATCGAACACGCCCCCGCACCAGGCCAACCTGAAGGACGATTACCAGAAAATTGCCACCGCGGCCCTTACTCAGAAAAAGAACAAAGCCCTGGATGAGTGGTTTCTGCGTAACCGCGGCACCGTGTTCATTGAGGTAGACCCCGAATACGCCGGCTGCAAAGTGCTGGATACTGAGTAG
- a CDS encoding peptidylprolyl isomerase, translating to MRNNRILLSGAAFAATLLAACQSTKPTASAKQPVLMTLGNQEVPASEFAYVYRKNNSSAPTAGSRESVQEYLDLYTNFKLKVLEAEQRGLDTTQAFKRELEGYKQQLAQPYLTEKSVTDQLVREAYEHMQKEVNASHILVRITPEADPKDTLAAYQRIAALRQRVTSGEDFEKVAREASEDPSARENGGRLGYFTALQMVYPFEAVAYKTPAGQVSQPVRTRFGYHIIKVNDVRAAQGEIKVAHLMVRATPGMPKADSVTVKKKVDELYSRLRKGENWEKLVAQFSEDAGSASSGGELPPFGTGRMIPSFEEAAFRLQKSGDLSAPVQTPYGWHIIRLIEKQSVPTFEQMEAGLKQRVARDSRSELNRTAFLKRIRTENSFTEVPAVREALLAQADTSLTKGTFKSDAFLSKTAAAQPAKGKKGNALLPTAPLFTIGAKPYTIKEFLAFAEQRQQPRAGATPQHALQLLYDQYVDQSLQDYERANLETKYEDYRMLVKEYRDGILLFQLMDEKVWSKAIEDTVGLKQYFAANQAKYQWEPRVQATLISAATPELRDQATAFFRKPSAKNLAEVSMPTDQGIPATVAFNAKSATLTAAGTSALESLANQMLTDTTLSVTATAYAKTNAAIPLAAQRAAQVRTYLTGKGVPAKRVLPGQQLGGKEANTAAGATSVFLRGYTRNPAIIEQRLNRSNPLAVQIQQRAFPKGDNKVVDGVAQQPGTYNVQQDGRYYAVVVDKVLPAGPKSLNEARGQATSDYQNYLEQEWIKELRTKYPVKVNEAEVNKLVTK from the coding sequence ATGCGTAACAACCGCATTCTGCTTTCCGGCGCCGCATTCGCGGCTACGCTTTTGGCCGCTTGCCAAAGCACCAAACCCACAGCTTCCGCCAAACAGCCGGTGCTCATGACGCTGGGCAACCAAGAGGTACCCGCTTCGGAGTTTGCGTACGTGTACCGCAAAAACAACAGCTCGGCCCCAACCGCTGGTTCGCGCGAAAGCGTGCAGGAGTACCTCGACCTGTACACTAATTTTAAGCTGAAGGTGCTGGAGGCCGAGCAACGCGGCCTCGATACCACGCAGGCCTTTAAGCGCGAGCTGGAGGGCTACAAGCAACAGCTGGCCCAGCCCTACCTCACCGAGAAGAGCGTAACCGACCAGCTGGTGCGCGAGGCCTACGAGCACATGCAGAAAGAGGTAAACGCCTCGCACATTCTGGTGCGCATTACGCCCGAAGCCGACCCCAAGGACACCCTGGCTGCTTACCAGCGCATTGCGGCGCTGCGCCAGCGCGTAACCTCCGGCGAGGACTTCGAGAAAGTGGCCCGCGAAGCTTCGGAAGACCCCTCGGCCCGCGAAAACGGCGGCCGCCTAGGTTACTTCACGGCTCTGCAGATGGTGTACCCCTTCGAGGCCGTGGCTTACAAAACACCGGCGGGCCAGGTGTCGCAGCCGGTGCGCACGCGCTTCGGCTACCACATCATCAAGGTAAACGACGTGCGCGCCGCGCAGGGCGAAATTAAGGTGGCGCACCTAATGGTGCGGGCCACGCCGGGCATGCCCAAAGCCGACTCGGTTACGGTAAAGAAAAAAGTAGACGAGCTGTACAGCCGCTTGCGCAAGGGCGAAAACTGGGAAAAGCTGGTTGCGCAGTTCTCGGAAGATGCCGGCTCGGCCTCGAGCGGGGGCGAGCTGCCGCCCTTTGGCACCGGCCGCATGATTCCGTCGTTTGAGGAAGCGGCTTTCCGGCTGCAAAAATCCGGCGATTTGTCGGCACCGGTGCAAACACCCTACGGCTGGCACATTATCCGCCTGATCGAAAAACAATCGGTGCCGACGTTCGAGCAGATGGAAGCCGGCCTCAAGCAGCGCGTAGCCCGCGACTCGCGCTCTGAGCTGAATCGCACGGCTTTCCTGAAGCGCATCCGGACGGAAAACAGCTTTACCGAAGTGCCCGCCGTGCGCGAAGCGCTGCTGGCCCAAGCCGATACCTCGCTTACCAAAGGCACTTTTAAGTCCGATGCCTTTTTAAGCAAAACGGCCGCCGCGCAGCCCGCCAAGGGCAAAAAGGGAAACGCTCTGTTGCCCACGGCCCCGCTGTTTACCATCGGTGCCAAACCCTATACCATTAAGGAGTTCCTGGCGTTTGCCGAGCAGCGCCAGCAGCCGCGCGCCGGCGCCACGCCCCAGCACGCCCTGCAACTGCTCTACGATCAGTACGTCGACCAAAGCCTGCAAGACTACGAGCGCGCCAACCTCGAGACGAAGTACGAAGACTACCGCATGCTCGTGAAAGAGTACCGCGATGGGATTCTGCTGTTTCAGCTGATGGACGAAAAAGTGTGGTCGAAGGCCATTGAAGATACCGTGGGCCTGAAGCAGTACTTCGCTGCCAACCAAGCCAAGTACCAGTGGGAGCCCCGCGTGCAGGCCACGCTCATTAGCGCGGCCACGCCCGAATTACGCGACCAAGCCACCGCGTTTTTCCGTAAGCCTTCCGCTAAAAACCTGGCAGAGGTTTCGATGCCTACCGACCAAGGCATTCCGGCTACGGTAGCTTTCAATGCCAAATCGGCTACCCTTACGGCCGCCGGCACCTCGGCCCTCGAAAGCCTGGCCAACCAAATGCTGACCGATACGACGCTGAGCGTTACGGCCACGGCCTACGCCAAAACCAACGCGGCCATTCCGCTGGCGGCCCAACGTGCTGCCCAGGTACGCACCTACCTTACGGGCAAAGGCGTACCGGCCAAGCGCGTGCTGCCTGGCCAGCAGTTGGGCGGCAAAGAAGCCAACACCGCCGCGGGTGCTACCAGCGTGTTCTTGCGCGGCTACACCCGCAACCCGGCCATCATTGAGCAGCGCCTGAACCGCAGCAACCCGCTGGCGGTGCAAATTCAGCAGCGCGCTTTCCCGAAGGGCGATAACAAAGTGGTGGATGGCGTGGCGCAGCAGCCCGGTACCTACAACGTGCAGCAAGACGGCCGCTACTACGCCGTTGTGGTGGACAAAGTACTGCCCGCTGGCCCCAAAAGCCTGAACGAAGCCCGCGGCCAAGCCACCTCCGACTACCAGAACTACCTGGAGCAGGAGTGGATTAAGGAACTGCGCACCAAGTACCCGGTGAAGGTGAACGAAGCCGAGGTAAACAAACTCGTAACCAAGTAG
- a CDS encoding ATP-binding protein yields the protein MTHAIRISCSRRNLKTVRDFVGGVLAAHHLSDILQNQIILAVDEIVANLIIHSNLEDESKNLDIRVAVDNNEFRFEAEDDGQSFSPSAYQDPDIAEHIRIGKKGGVGIALVNRIMDQVEFTTIDKRNFCRLRKRLA from the coding sequence ATGACGCACGCCATCCGCATCAGTTGCAGCCGCCGTAACCTCAAGACGGTGCGCGACTTCGTGGGTGGCGTATTGGCCGCGCACCATTTGTCGGATATTCTGCAAAACCAGATTATTCTGGCCGTCGACGAGATTGTGGCCAACCTCATCATCCACTCGAATTTGGAGGACGAATCCAAGAACCTCGACATTCGGGTGGCCGTCGACAACAACGAGTTTCGGTTTGAGGCCGAAGACGACGGGCAGTCGTTTTCGCCCTCTGCTTACCAAGACCCCGACATTGCCGAGCACATTCGGATTGGCAAGAAGGGCGGCGTTGGCATTGCCCTCGTCAACCGGATTATGGATCAAGTGGAATTCACGACCATCGACAAGCGTAATTTTTGCCGGTTGCGCAAGCGCTTGGCCTGA
- a CDS encoding STAS domain-containing protein — translation MKIVQNAANDTLTLALDGELDASSSVLLDNELTKPEILNFRKVMIDCQRLNYISSAGLGVFISHLQRFQDAGVRLVFFNMQEKVHNVFEILGLDSLMTIVPSEQEATAI, via the coding sequence ATGAAAATTGTACAGAACGCAGCCAACGATACCCTAACGCTTGCCCTCGACGGCGAGCTTGACGCCAGCTCCTCCGTGTTGCTCGACAACGAGCTCACCAAGCCCGAAATCCTGAACTTCCGCAAGGTGATGATTGATTGCCAGCGGCTGAACTACATTTCATCAGCCGGGTTGGGCGTGTTCATCTCGCACCTGCAGCGCTTCCAAGACGCGGGCGTACGGCTGGTGTTTTTCAACATGCAGGAGAAGGTGCACAACGTGTTCGAAATCCTAGGTCTGGATTCGCTCATGACGATTGTGCCATCGGAGCAGGAAGCCACTGCCATTTAG
- a CDS encoding PP2C family protein-serine/threonine phosphatase: MVAFREKLIPVALPLAVLSWLALLVCMLLRAYAPAASQWGTPPDWLILLTQAAFAAGVFVYERSRPDRLRGAEFVPLLRQLLLGPGLLAAGAAGLHLAERLVLPAGMATNPLLLNTLYTINLGLFVYFLARTCYAWRSLVFFRAQPSTRREWEWFELLLGATLLFRLVQGQNLHWTVYPIMAILAGLGVYLSAHQQWVAYLNRRQKWEVVFLQAAVLGVMATYLVYFRYLQLAPELAGPLAQHAFLLLTSFFAGFYAVMGLLVTLFNLPTAGVFEQKREEILSMQRLAQLIQKGQTEHEVYNLLFDSAVQTVEADAAWLDLFAEGANPFLEHKVDATTRQGICQLLTDYNIGHIEYLNNDLPHSAGFRALGLEYGSLIVMPLRSSKHHYGTLYLLKRFRQGFDRENLSLLQIFTSQTVLSIENLRLLEHSLQNERVKEELKIASLVQEGLIPKTLPADSWFEIRWHSLPAREVGGDFYDFLQLSSSRIAIIIGDVSGKGTTAAFHVAQMKGIFHSLMLLDRPEKGQPLQPSKFMAMANQALSHCLERSSFITASFYIIDYKERGFAFARAGHCHTLYYNAITEESFYFQTEGLGLGIIRDASYEKRIKNMYYDYNPGDVMVMYTDGIVEARNAEDEEYGEARLRELLSRSHYLEAEELKQAIITDLEQFSRGLPPFDDQTLLVIKFKNAQPMA; encoded by the coding sequence CACCCCACCCGATTGGCTTATTCTGCTCACGCAAGCGGCGTTTGCGGCCGGGGTGTTTGTGTACGAACGCTCCCGCCCCGATCGGCTGCGCGGGGCCGAGTTTGTGCCCTTGCTTCGGCAATTGCTGCTGGGCCCGGGGCTGCTGGCGGCGGGCGCCGCCGGCCTGCACCTGGCCGAGCGGCTGGTGTTGCCGGCAGGCATGGCGACTAACCCACTGCTCCTAAATACGCTGTACACCATCAACCTAGGGCTGTTTGTGTACTTCCTGGCGCGCACGTGCTACGCGTGGCGTTCCTTGGTTTTCTTCCGGGCGCAACCCAGCACCCGCCGCGAGTGGGAATGGTTTGAGCTGCTATTGGGTGCCACTCTGCTGTTTAGGCTTGTACAAGGCCAAAACCTGCACTGGACGGTTTATCCCATCATGGCCATTTTGGCGGGCTTGGGCGTGTACCTCAGCGCCCACCAGCAATGGGTAGCTTACCTCAACCGCCGCCAAAAGTGGGAGGTTGTATTTCTGCAGGCTGCCGTGTTGGGCGTGATGGCCACGTACCTAGTGTATTTCAGGTACCTGCAGCTGGCCCCCGAACTGGCCGGCCCACTGGCCCAGCACGCGTTTCTGCTCCTGACGAGTTTTTTCGCGGGCTTTTACGCCGTTATGGGCTTGCTCGTAACGCTATTCAACCTGCCCACAGCCGGCGTATTCGAGCAGAAGCGCGAGGAGATTTTGAGCATGCAGCGCCTCGCGCAGCTCATTCAGAAAGGCCAAACCGAGCACGAAGTTTACAATTTGCTTTTCGACTCGGCGGTGCAAACCGTGGAGGCCGACGCCGCTTGGCTTGATTTGTTTGCCGAGGGCGCAAATCCGTTTCTGGAGCACAAGGTGGATGCCACCACCCGCCAAGGCATTTGTCAGCTGCTGACCGATTACAACATCGGCCACATCGAGTACCTCAACAACGATTTGCCGCACAGCGCTGGTTTCCGGGCCCTAGGTCTGGAGTACGGTTCGCTTATTGTGATGCCGCTGCGCTCGAGCAAGCACCACTACGGCACGCTCTACCTGCTGAAGCGTTTCCGCCAGGGCTTCGACCGCGAAAACCTGAGTTTGCTCCAGATCTTCACCAGCCAAACGGTGCTGAGCATCGAAAACCTGCGCCTGCTGGAGCATTCGTTGCAAAACGAGCGCGTAAAGGAGGAGCTGAAAATTGCCAGCTTGGTGCAGGAAGGCCTGATTCCTAAAACCTTGCCGGCCGACAGCTGGTTCGAGATTCGCTGGCACAGCCTGCCGGCCCGCGAGGTGGGCGGCGACTTCTACGACTTCTTGCAGCTCAGCTCGTCGCGCATTGCCATCATCATCGGCGACGTATCGGGCAAGGGCACCACGGCGGCCTTCCACGTGGCGCAGATGAAGGGCATCTTTCACTCGCTGATGCTGCTCGACCGCCCCGAAAAAGGCCAGCCGCTGCAGCCCAGCAAGTTTATGGCCATGGCCAACCAGGCCCTTAGCCACTGCCTCGAGCGCAGTTCGTTTATCACGGCTTCGTTCTACATCATCGACTACAAAGAGCGGGGCTTTGCTTTCGCCCGCGCGGGCCACTGCCACACGCTCTACTACAACGCCATCACCGAGGAGTCTTTTTACTTCCAGACGGAGGGCTTGGGCCTGGGTATTATTCGCGACGCCTCCTACGAGAAGCGCATCAAGAACATGTACTACGACTACAACCCCGGCGACGTGATGGTGATGTACACCGACGGGATTGTGGAAGCCCGCAACGCCGAGGATGAAGAATACGGCGAGGCCCGCTTACGCGAACTGCTCTCTCGCTCGCACTACCTCGAAGCCGAAGAACTAAAGCAGGCCATCATCACCGATCTGGAGCAGTTTAGCCGCGGCTTGCCGCCCTTCGACGACCAGACGCTGCTCGTCATCAAGTTCAAGAACGCTCAACCCATGGCCTAG